One genomic window of Pseudomonas chlororaphis subsp. piscium includes the following:
- a CDS encoding ABC transporter ATP-binding protein, with protein sequence MPNPVPIPDATPRLQLRRITKRYPGCLANDGIDLSIQPGEIQALLGENGAGKSTLMKIIYGVTQADSGELIWQGQRQLMRNPAQARSLGIGMVFQHFSLFETLSVAQNIALAMGAAAGTPKQLEPKIRQVSQRYGMALEPERLVHSLSIGERQRVEIIRCLMQDIRLLILDEPTSVLTPQEADELFVTLRRLASEGCSILFISHKLGEVRALCHSATVLRGGRVAGHCIPAECSDQELARLMVGEAAGLITDYPKARGGDAFLQVQKLSWPNPDPFGCSLKDIDLEVRSGEIVGIAGVAGNGQDELLALLSGEQRLDRAAAATLRFAGQYVAHLRPDARRGLGLAFVPAERLGHGAVPELSLADNALLTAFQQGLVSKGLIQRGKVLALAEDIIRRFAVKTPDSQTTARSLSGGNLQKFILGREILQRPKLLIAAHPTWGVDVGAAATIHRALVALRDAGAAILVISEDLDELFQISDRLAALCSGRLSALKATADTSLIEVGGWMAGQFDAPAHSTAQPA encoded by the coding sequence ATGCCCAACCCCGTTCCCATCCCCGATGCAACACCCCGCCTGCAACTGCGCAGGATCACCAAGCGTTATCCCGGTTGCCTGGCCAACGACGGGATCGACCTGAGCATCCAGCCCGGGGAAATCCAGGCCCTGCTCGGTGAAAACGGCGCCGGCAAAAGCACCCTGATGAAGATCATCTACGGGGTGACCCAGGCCGACTCGGGCGAGCTGATCTGGCAAGGGCAGCGTCAGCTGATGCGCAATCCGGCCCAGGCGCGCAGCCTGGGGATCGGCATGGTGTTCCAGCATTTCTCGCTGTTCGAGACCCTGAGCGTGGCGCAGAACATCGCCCTGGCCATGGGCGCCGCGGCCGGTACGCCGAAGCAGCTGGAGCCGAAGATCCGCCAGGTCTCGCAGCGCTACGGCATGGCCCTTGAACCGGAACGCCTGGTGCACAGCCTGTCCATCGGCGAGCGCCAGCGGGTGGAGATCATTCGCTGCCTGATGCAGGACATCCGCCTACTGATCCTCGACGAACCGACCTCGGTGCTGACGCCCCAGGAGGCCGACGAGCTGTTCGTCACCCTGCGCCGCCTGGCCAGCGAGGGTTGCAGCATTCTGTTCATCAGCCACAAGCTCGGTGAAGTCCGCGCCCTGTGCCACAGCGCCACGGTGCTGCGCGGCGGCCGGGTTGCCGGGCACTGCATACCGGCCGAATGCTCGGACCAGGAACTGGCGCGGCTGATGGTCGGCGAAGCCGCGGGCCTGATCACCGACTACCCGAAGGCCAGGGGCGGCGACGCCTTCCTGCAGGTCCAGAAGCTGTCCTGGCCCAATCCGGACCCGTTCGGCTGCTCGCTCAAGGACATCGACCTGGAAGTACGCAGCGGGGAAATCGTCGGCATCGCCGGGGTCGCCGGCAATGGCCAGGACGAACTGCTGGCCCTGCTCAGCGGCGAACAGCGTCTTGATCGTGCCGCGGCTGCCACCTTGCGCTTCGCCGGTCAGTACGTCGCCCACCTGCGCCCCGATGCCCGCCGTGGGCTGGGCCTGGCGTTCGTCCCGGCCGAGCGCCTGGGCCACGGCGCCGTGCCGGAGCTGAGCCTGGCGGACAACGCCCTGTTGACCGCCTTCCAGCAAGGGCTGGTGAGCAAAGGCCTGATCCAGCGCGGCAAGGTGCTGGCCCTGGCCGAGGACATCATTCGCCGCTTCGCGGTGAAAACCCCGGACAGCCAGACCACCGCCCGCAGCCTGTCCGGCGGCAATCTGCAGAAATTCATCCTCGGCCGGGAAATCCTCCAGCGCCCCAAGCTGCTGATCGCCGCGCACCCGACCTGGGGTGTCGACGTCGGCGCCGCCGCGACTATCCACCGGGCCTTGGTGGCCCTGCGCGATGCGGGGGCGGCGATCCTGGTGATCTCCGAAGACCTCGATGAACTGTTCCAGATCAGCGATCGCCTGGCGGCCCTGTGCAGCGGTCGCCTGTCGGCGCTCAAGGCCACCGCGGACACCAGCCTGATCGAAGTCGGCGGCTGGATGGCCGGCCAGTTCGATGCCCCCGCCCACTCAACTGCTCAGCCGGCGTAA
- a CDS encoding IMPACT family protein translates to MPFTLAGLCEYREEIRKSRFIALAAPINSAAEAQAFIEQHSDLNASHNCWAWKLADQYRSSDDGEPGGTAGRPILSAIEAQDCDQVAVLVIRWYGGIQLGTGGLARAYGGSANKCLQGAERIELVSRVALRCACSFSELALVKLRVAELGGLLVEEQFTANGVELQLALGESRIATLQSQLADLSRGRILLQR, encoded by the coding sequence ATGCCCTTTACCCTCGCCGGCCTTTGCGAATACCGCGAAGAGATTCGCAAAAGCCGCTTTATCGCCCTCGCCGCGCCGATCAACAGTGCGGCCGAGGCCCAAGCCTTTATCGAACAGCACAGCGATCTCAACGCCTCCCACAACTGCTGGGCCTGGAAACTCGCCGACCAATATCGCAGCAGCGACGATGGCGAACCCGGCGGCACCGCCGGCCGCCCGATCCTCTCGGCCATCGAAGCCCAGGACTGCGATCAGGTCGCGGTGCTGGTGATTCGCTGGTACGGCGGTATTCAACTGGGCACCGGCGGCCTGGCCCGCGCCTATGGCGGCAGCGCCAACAAGTGCCTGCAAGGCGCCGAACGCATCGAGCTGGTCAGCCGGGTAGCCCTGCGTTGCGCCTGCAGCTTCAGCGAGCTGGCCCTGGTCAAGCTGCGGGTCGCCGAACTCGGCGGGCTGCTGGTCGAGGAGCAATTCACGGCCAACGGCGTGGAACTGCAACTGGCCCTGGGCGAAAGCCGGATCGCCACCTTGCAAAGCCAGCTGGCCGACCTGAGTCGCGGGCGCATCCTCTTGCAGCGCTGA
- a CDS encoding TetR/AcrR family transcriptional regulator produces the protein MTLEVPAHAGPQTAKPASRIRQKNEEAIIKAAEDEFARHGFKGTSMNTIAQNAGLPKANLHYYFTNKLGLYVAVLSNILELWDSTFNTLTAEDDPAEALTRYIRAKMEFSRRQPQASRIFAMEIISGGECLSEYFSQDYRAWFQGRAAVFQAWIDAGKMDPVDPVHLIFLLWGSTQHYADFATQICRVTGRSKLTKQDMEDAGNNLIRIILKGCGLKPAL, from the coding sequence ATGACCCTTGAAGTCCCAGCCCACGCCGGCCCTCAAACCGCCAAGCCCGCCAGCCGCATTCGCCAGAAAAACGAAGAAGCGATCATCAAGGCCGCCGAAGACGAGTTCGCCCGTCACGGTTTCAAAGGCACCAGCATGAACACCATCGCGCAGAATGCCGGCCTGCCCAAAGCCAATCTGCACTACTACTTCACCAACAAGCTTGGGCTGTATGTCGCGGTGTTGAGCAACATCCTCGAGTTGTGGGACAGCACCTTCAACACCCTGACCGCCGAGGACGATCCGGCCGAAGCGCTGACCCGCTACATCCGCGCCAAGATGGAGTTCTCCCGGCGCCAGCCGCAGGCCTCGCGGATCTTCGCCATGGAGATCATCAGCGGCGGCGAATGCCTCAGCGAATACTTCAGCCAGGACTACCGCGCCTGGTTCCAGGGGCGCGCCGCGGTGTTCCAGGCCTGGATCGACGCCGGCAAGATGGACCCGGTGGACCCGGTGCACCTGATCTTCCTGCTGTGGGGCAGCACCCAGCACTACGCCGACTTCGCCACCCAGATCTGTCGCGTCACCGGTCGCAGCAAGCTGACCAAGCAGGACATGGAAGACGCCGGCAACAACCTGATCCGCATCATCCTCAAGGGTTGCGGCCTCAAGCCTGCCTTATAA
- a CDS encoding uracil-xanthine permease family protein yields the protein MQPDTSSQSDLIYGLDDRPKPLAAILAALQHVLASFVGIITPPLVIGSTLGLGAHLPYLISMALMVSGVGTFIQARRPFGIGAGMICLQGTSFAFLGAVLSAGFLVKQRGGSPEDILAMIFGVCFFGAAVQIVLSRFIGQLRRVITPLVTGIVITLIGVSLIKVGITDLGGGFNAADFGAPGNLALGLFVLLTIILLNRSNTPWVRLSAIIIGLALGSLAAWFSGKLVPQALPDLPLISLPTPFRFGFSFDWTAFLPVALIYLISTIETVGDLTANCMLARQPISGPSYISRLKGGILGDGVSCMIAATFSAFPNTTFAQNNGVIQLTGVASRHVGLYIGLLLFCLGLFPLIGAVLQQIPKPVLGGATLVMFGSVAAAGVRILAQAPLDRRSMLIIATSFGVGLGIAAQPNLLHLLPKVVQNLFDSAITSGGLTAILMCLLLPEDRAALRGANPARESDTLEPL from the coding sequence ATGCAGCCAGACACTTCCAGCCAAAGCGATCTGATCTACGGTCTCGACGATCGCCCGAAACCCCTCGCCGCGATACTCGCCGCCCTGCAGCATGTGCTGGCAAGCTTCGTCGGCATCATTACCCCGCCGCTGGTGATCGGCTCGACCCTGGGCCTGGGCGCCCACCTGCCCTACCTGATCAGTATGGCGCTGATGGTTTCCGGCGTCGGCACCTTCATCCAGGCGCGCCGGCCATTCGGGATCGGCGCGGGGATGATCTGCCTGCAAGGCACCAGCTTCGCCTTCCTCGGCGCGGTGCTGTCCGCGGGTTTTCTGGTCAAGCAACGGGGCGGCAGCCCGGAAGACATCCTGGCGATGATTTTCGGTGTGTGCTTTTTCGGCGCGGCGGTGCAGATCGTCCTGAGTCGATTCATCGGCCAATTGCGCCGGGTCATTACCCCGCTGGTCACCGGCATCGTGATCACCCTGATCGGCGTCAGCCTGATCAAGGTCGGCATCACCGACCTGGGTGGCGGTTTCAATGCCGCGGACTTCGGCGCGCCGGGCAACCTGGCGCTGGGGCTGTTCGTGCTGTTGACGATCATCCTGCTGAACCGCTCGAACACGCCCTGGGTACGGCTGTCGGCGATCATCATCGGCCTGGCCCTGGGCAGCCTCGCCGCCTGGTTCAGCGGCAAGCTGGTGCCCCAGGCGTTGCCCGACCTGCCGCTGATCAGTCTGCCGACGCCCTTCCGTTTCGGCTTCAGCTTCGACTGGACGGCGTTCCTGCCCGTGGCACTGATCTACCTGATCAGCACCATCGAAACCGTCGGCGACCTGACCGCCAACTGCATGCTCGCCCGTCAGCCCATCAGTGGCCCTTCTTATATAAGCCGGCTCAAGGGCGGCATTCTCGGCGACGGCGTCAGTTGCATGATCGCCGCGACCTTCAGCGCCTTCCCCAACACCACCTTCGCCCAGAACAACGGGGTGATTCAGCTGACCGGCGTGGCCAGCCGCCATGTCGGCCTGTACATCGGCCTGTTGCTGTTTTGCCTGGGCCTGTTTCCATTGATCGGCGCGGTGCTGCAGCAAATCCCCAAGCCGGTGCTGGGCGGCGCCACCCTGGTGATGTTCGGCAGCGTTGCCGCGGCCGGCGTGCGCATCCTCGCCCAAGCGCCGCTGGACCGACGCAGCATGCTGATCATCGCCACCTCCTTCGGCGTCGGCCTGGGGATCGCGGCGCAACCGAACCTGCTGCATTTGTTACCCAAGGTGGTGCAGAACCTGTTCGATTCGGCGATCACCAGCGGCGGCCTGACCGCGATCCTCATGTGCCTGTTGCTGCCGGAAGACCGGGCCGCGCTGCGTGGCGCAAATCCGGCTCGCGAAAGCGACACCCTGGAACCGCTTTGA
- a CDS encoding LysR family transcriptional regulator: MSSRRADPLAQVSDFDIRLLRIFRSVVECGGFSAAETVLGIGRSAISQQMSDLEQRLGLRLCQRGRAGFSLTEEGREVYQSALQLLSALESFRTEVNGLHRHLRGELIIGLTDNLVTLPHMRITHALAQLKERGPDVQIQIRMIAPNEVEQGVLDGRLHVGVVPQASALSGLEYQPLYSERSLLYCAVGHPLFYVDDKQLDDQRLNEQDAIAPTFRLPAEIQAHYQALNCTASASDREGMAFLILTGRYIGYLPDHYASLWVQQGRLRALKPDSRFYDLSLASVTRKGRRPHLVLESFLDSLAATR; encoded by the coding sequence ATGAGCAGCCGTCGCGCCGACCCGCTGGCGCAAGTCAGCGACTTCGATATCCGTCTGCTGCGGATCTTCCGCAGCGTGGTCGAATGCGGTGGTTTCTCCGCCGCGGAAACCGTGCTCGGCATCGGCCGCTCGGCCATCAGCCAGCAGATGAGCGATCTCGAGCAACGCCTGGGCCTGCGCCTGTGCCAACGTGGGCGCGCCGGCTTCTCGCTGACCGAAGAAGGTCGCGAGGTGTATCAATCGGCCCTGCAATTGCTGAGCGCCCTGGAAAGTTTTCGCACCGAGGTCAATGGCCTGCACCGCCACCTGCGTGGCGAACTGATCATCGGCCTGACCGACAACCTGGTCACCCTGCCCCACATGCGCATCACCCATGCCCTGGCCCAACTGAAGGAGCGCGGGCCGGACGTGCAAATCCAGATCCGCATGATCGCCCCCAACGAAGTCGAACAAGGGGTGCTCGACGGTCGCCTGCATGTCGGCGTGGTGCCCCAGGCCAGCGCCTTGTCCGGGCTGGAATACCAGCCGCTGTACAGCGAACGCTCACTGCTTTACTGCGCCGTCGGCCACCCGCTGTTTTATGTCGACGACAAGCAACTGGACGACCAGCGCCTCAACGAACAGGACGCCATCGCCCCGACCTTCCGCCTGCCCGCCGAGATCCAGGCCCATTACCAGGCGCTCAATTGCACCGCCAGCGCTTCGGACCGCGAAGGCATGGCGTTCCTGATCCTGACCGGACGCTACATCGGTTACCTGCCGGACCATTACGCCAGCCTCTGGGTCCAGCAAGGACGACTGCGCGCGCTCAAACCCGATTCACGCTTTTATGACCTGAGCCTGGCATCGGTCACGCGCAAGGGCCGCCGCCCCCATTTGGTGCTGGAAAGCTTCCTGGATAGCCTGGCGGCCACCCGCTGA
- a CDS encoding aspartate aminotransferase family protein, whose amino-acid sequence MNMHENAPASLASQLKLDAHWMPYTANRNFQRDPRLIVAAEGSWLVDDKGRKVYDSLSGLWTCGAGHTRKEIQEAVAKQLGTLDYSPGFQYGHPLSFQLAEKITALTPGNLNHVFFTDSGSECADTAVKMVRAYWRLKGQSTKTKMIGRARGYHGVNIAGTSLGGVNGNRKLFGQAMMDVDHLPHTLLASNAFSRGIPEQGGIALADELLKLIELHDASNIAAVFVEPLAGSAGVLVPPQGYLKRLREICDQHNILLVFDEVITGFGRTGKMFGADSFGVTPDLMCIAKQVTNGAIPMGAVIASSEIYQTFMNQPTPEYAVEFPHGYTYSAHPVACAAGLAALDLLQKENLVQSVAEVAPHFEKALHGIKGTKNVIDIRNFGLAGAIQIAPRDGDAIVRPFEAGMALWKAGFYVRFGGDTLQFGPTFNSKPQDLDRLFDAVGEVLNKLD is encoded by the coding sequence ATGAACATGCATGAAAACGCTCCAGCTTCCCTGGCCAGCCAGCTCAAGCTCGATGCTCACTGGATGCCCTACACCGCCAACCGCAACTTCCAGCGCGATCCACGTCTGATCGTCGCCGCCGAAGGCAGCTGGCTGGTCGACGACAAGGGGCGCAAGGTTTATGACTCGCTGTCCGGCCTGTGGACCTGTGGCGCCGGCCACACCCGCAAGGAGATCCAGGAAGCGGTGGCCAAGCAATTGGGCACCCTCGATTACTCGCCGGGCTTCCAGTACGGTCACCCGCTGTCGTTCCAGCTGGCCGAGAAAATCACCGCGCTGACCCCGGGCAACCTGAACCATGTATTCTTCACCGACTCCGGTTCCGAATGTGCCGATACCGCGGTGAAAATGGTGCGCGCCTACTGGCGCCTGAAAGGCCAGTCGACCAAGACCAAGATGATCGGCCGTGCCCGTGGCTACCACGGCGTGAACATTGCCGGCACCAGCCTCGGCGGGGTCAATGGCAACCGTAAACTGTTCGGCCAGGCGATGATGGATGTCGACCACCTGCCGCACACCCTGCTGGCAAGCAACGCGTTCTCCCGTGGCATTCCGGAGCAGGGCGGTATCGCCCTGGCCGACGAGCTGCTCAAGCTGATTGAACTGCATGACGCCTCCAACATCGCCGCGGTGTTCGTCGAGCCTCTGGCCGGTTCCGCTGGCGTGCTGGTGCCGCCACAGGGTTACCTCAAGCGCCTGCGGGAAATCTGCGACCAGCACAACATCCTGCTGGTGTTCGACGAAGTGATCACCGGTTTCGGTCGTACCGGCAAGATGTTCGGTGCCGACAGCTTTGGCGTGACCCCGGACCTGATGTGCATCGCCAAGCAAGTCACCAACGGCGCGATTCCGATGGGCGCGGTGATTGCCAGTTCCGAGATCTACCAGACCTTCATGAACCAGCCGACCCCTGAGTACGCGGTGGAATTCCCTCACGGTTACACCTACTCGGCGCACCCGGTGGCCTGCGCGGCCGGCCTGGCGGCACTGGATCTGTTGCAGAAGGAAAATCTGGTGCAGAGCGTCGCTGAGGTGGCGCCGCATTTCGAGAAGGCACTGCACGGCATCAAGGGCACGAAGAATGTCATCGACATCCGTAATTTCGGCCTGGCCGGCGCCATCCAGATCGCCCCACGGGACGGCGACGCCATCGTGCGTCCGTTCGAAGCGGGCATGGCCCTGTGGAAAGCCGGTTTCTACGTACGTTTCGGCGGCGACACCCTGCAGTTCGGCCCGACCTTCAACAGCAAGCCGCAGGATCTGGACCGCCTGTTCGATGCCGTCGGCGAAGTGCTGAACAAGCTCGACTGA
- a CDS encoding CoA-acylating methylmalonate-semialdehyde dehydrogenase: protein MSVIPHLINGELVTENGRAVDVFNPSTGQAIHKLPLASRETIQSAIDAAKAAFPAWRNTPPAKRAQVMFRFKQLLEQNESRIAQLISEEHGKTLEDAAGELKRGIENVEFACAAPEILKGEYSRNVGPNIDAWSDFQPLGVVAGITPFNFPAMVPLWMYPLAIVCGNCFILKPSERDPSSTLLIAQLLLEAGLPKGVLSVVHGDKTAVDALIEAPEVKALSFVGSTPIAEYIYAEGTKRGKRVQALGGAKNHAVLMPDADLDNAVSALMGAAYGSCGERCMAISVAVCVGDQVADALVAKLVPQIKALKIGAGTSCGLDMGPLVTGQARDKVSGYVEDGVKAGAKLVVDGRGLSVPGHEEGFFLGGCLFDNVTPEMRIYKEEIFGPVLCVVRVNSLEEAMQLINDHEYGNGTCIFTRDGEAARLFCDEIEVGMVGVNVPLPVPVAYHSFGGWKRSLFGDLHAYGPDGVRFYTRRKAITQRWPQRASHEASQFAFPSL from the coding sequence ATGAGCGTTATCCCGCATTTGATCAATGGTGAACTGGTGACCGAGAACGGTCGCGCGGTCGATGTGTTCAACCCGTCCACCGGTCAGGCGATCCACAAGCTGCCGCTGGCCAGCCGCGAAACCATCCAGAGCGCCATCGATGCCGCCAAGGCTGCCTTCCCGGCCTGGCGCAACACGCCGCCGGCCAAGCGTGCCCAGGTGATGTTCCGCTTCAAGCAACTGCTGGAGCAGAACGAATCGCGCATCGCCCAGTTGATCAGCGAAGAACACGGCAAGACCCTGGAAGATGCTGCCGGTGAGCTCAAGCGTGGTATCGAAAACGTCGAGTTCGCCTGTGCCGCTCCAGAAATCCTCAAGGGCGAGTACAGCCGCAACGTCGGCCCGAACATCGATGCCTGGTCCGACTTCCAGCCGCTGGGCGTGGTTGCCGGCATCACCCCGTTCAACTTCCCAGCGATGGTGCCACTGTGGATGTATCCGCTGGCGATCGTCTGCGGCAACTGCTTCATCCTCAAGCCATCCGAGCGTGACCCGAGCTCGACCCTGCTGATCGCCCAGCTGCTGCTGGAAGCCGGCCTGCCGAAAGGCGTGCTGAGTGTGGTGCACGGCGACAAGACCGCGGTGGACGCGCTGATCGAAGCGCCGGAGGTCAAGGCACTGAGCTTCGTCGGTTCGACGCCGATTGCCGAATACATCTACGCCGAAGGCACCAAGCGCGGCAAACGCGTGCAGGCGCTGGGCGGGGCGAAGAACCACGCCGTGCTGATGCCGGATGCCGACCTGGATAACGCGGTCAGTGCCCTGATGGGCGCGGCCTACGGTTCCTGCGGCGAGCGCTGCATGGCGATCTCGGTTGCCGTGTGTGTCGGCGACCAGGTGGCCGATGCGCTGGTGGCCAAGCTGGTACCGCAGATCAAGGCGCTGAAAATTGGTGCCGGCACTTCCTGTGGCCTGGACATGGGGCCGCTGGTCACAGGTCAGGCGCGGGACAAGGTCAGCGGTTATGTCGAGGATGGCGTGAAGGCGGGCGCGAAGCTGGTGGTCGACGGCCGTGGCCTGAGCGTGCCGGGCCATGAAGAAGGCTTCTTCCTCGGCGGCTGCCTGTTCGACAACGTCACCCCGGAAATGCGCATCTATAAAGAAGAGATCTTCGGGCCGGTGCTGTGCGTCGTGCGGGTGAACAGCCTGGAGGAGGCCATGCAACTGATCAACGATCACGAGTACGGCAACGGTACCTGCATCTTTACCCGTGACGGTGAAGCGGCGCGTCTGTTCTGTGACGAGATCGAGGTCGGGATGGTGGGTGTCAACGTACCGCTGCCGGTGCCGGTGGCTTACCACAGCTTTGGCGGTTGGAAGCGTTCGCTGTTTGGTGACTTGCATGCCTATGGTCCGGACGGTGTGCGCTTCTATACCCGTCGCAAGGCGATCACTCAGCGTTGGCCGCAGCGTGCCAGTCATGAGGCATCGCAGTTCGCCTTCCCTAGCTTGTAG